The Coffea arabica cultivar ET-39 chromosome 3c, Coffea Arabica ET-39 HiFi, whole genome shotgun sequence genome contains a region encoding:
- the LOC113733714 gene encoding polygalacturonase-like, whose amino-acid sequence MNSKMRFLAVPFLFIFFLLPSAESVTYNVQSYGAKSDGRSDSTKSFLSAWAAACASVEPATIYVPRGRYLVGGASFSGQNCKNNAITIRIDGTLVAPSDYNVLGHTGNWLTFERTNGLSIYGGTLDGQGTGLWACKNSGKNCPTGATSLGFYNSNNVLVSGLSSLNSQIFHIILDGCKNTRLEGVKISAPENSPNTDGIHVQSSSGVAITNSHIGTGDDCISLGPGSSNIWIENINCGPGHGISIGSLGSNLQEPGVKNVTVKTVTLSGTQNGLRIKTWAMPSNGFVTGVLFQHAVMVNVQNPIIIDQNYCPNRAKCPGQASGVRISDVTYQDVHGTSATEVAVNFDCSKKYPCSRIILEDVNLSYKDRPATASCVNAGGSSSGLVEPKACL is encoded by the exons ATGAACAGCAAAATGAGATTTCTTGCTGtcccatttctcttcattttcttcctcttgccaTCAGCTGAGAGTGTAACGTACAATGTGCAGAGTTACGGGGCGAAATCTGACGGAAGAAGTGATTCCACGAAATCTTTTCTGAGTGCATGGGCTGCAGCTTGTGCCTCAGTTGAGCCTGCAACAATTTATGTTCCACGAGGAAGATATTTGGTTGGAGGAGCATCATTTTCGGGCCAAAATTGCAAGAATAATGCTATAACCATTCGCATTGATGGAACCCTTGTTGCTCCATCTGATTATAATGTCCTTGGACATACTGGTAACTGGCTCACGTTTGAAAGAACTAATGGACTTTCGATTTACGGTGGAACTCTTGATGGCCAAGGGACTGGTCTCTGGGCTTGCAAAAACTCCGGCAAGAATTGCCCTACAGGAGCAACG TCACTGGGATTCTACAATTCAAACAATGTCTTGGTCAGTGGATTAAGTTCGTTAAACAGTCAAATTTTCCATATCATCCTCGACGGCTGCAAAAACACTAGGCTAGAAGGAGTAAAGATTTCAGCTCCAGAAAACAGCCCAAACACTGATGGAATTCATGTCCAATCATCTTCTGGTGTTGCAATTACTAACTCTCACATTGGCACTGGTGATGATTGCATCTCATTAGGCCCTGGAAGTTCCAACATATGGATTGAGAATATCAACTGTGGTCCTGGCCATGGAATAAG TATTGGCAGTTTGGGAAGTAATTTGCAAGAACCAGGAGTTAAAAATGTGACAGTTAAAACTGTTACACTTTCGGGCACACAAAATGGTCTGAGGATAAAAACATGGGCAATGCCTAGCAATGGATTTGTTACTGGAGTTCTGTTTCAGCATGCAGTAATGGTTAATGTCCAAAACCCCATCATTATCGACCAAAATTACTGCCCAAATAGGGCCAAATGTCCTGGTCAG GCCTCAGGTGTGAGGATTAGTGATGTGACATACCAAGATGTACATGGAACATCAGCAACTGAAGTTGCTGTAAATTTTGACTGCAGTAAAAAGTATCCATGCAGCCGTATAATTCTGGAGGATGTCAATCTTTCCTACAAAGATCGACCAGCTACGGCTTCATGTGTCAATGCGGGCGGATCTTCATCCGGTCTAGTTGAGCCGAAAGCCTGTTTGTAG
- the LOC113733717 gene encoding polygalacturonase-like, with protein sequence MNSKMRFLAVPFLFIFFLLPSTESVTYNVQSYGAKSDGRSDSTKSFLSAWAAACASVEPATIYVPRGRYLVGGASFSGQNCKNNAITIRIDGTLVAPSDYNVLGHTGNWLTFERTNGLSIYGGTLDGQGTGLWACKNSGKNCPTGATSLGFYNSNNVLVSGLSSLNSQIFHIILDGCKNTRLEGVKISAPENSPNTDGIHVQSSSGVAITNSHIGTGDDCISLGPGSSNIWIENINCGPGHGISIGSLGSNLQEPGVKNVTVKTVTLSGTQNGLRIKTWAMPSNGFVTGVLFQHAVMVNVQNPIIIDQNYCPNRAKCPGQASGVRISDVTYQDVHGTSATEVAVNFDCSKKYPCSRIILEDVNLSYKDRPATASCVNAGGSSSGLVEPKACL encoded by the exons ATGAACAGCAAAATGAGATTTCTTGCTGtcccatttctcttcattttcttcctcttgccaTCAACTGAGAGTGTAACGTACAATGTGCAGAGTTACGGGGCGAAATCTGACGGAAGAAGTGATTCCACGAAATCTTTTCTGAGTGCATGGGCTGCAGCTTGTGCCTCAGTTGAGCCTGCAACAATTTATGTTCCACGAGGAAGATATTTGGTTGGAGGAGCATCATTTTCGGGCCAAAATTGCAAGAATAATGCTATAACCATTCGCATTGATGGAACCCTTGTTGCTCCATCTGATTATAATGTCCTTGGACATACTGGTAACTGGCTCACGTTTGAAAGAACTAATGGACTTTCGATTTACGGTGGAACTCTTGATGGCCAAGGGACTGGTCTCTGGGCTTGCAAAAACTCCGGCAAGAATTGCCCTACAGGAGCAACG TCACTGGGATTCTACAATTCAAACAATGTCTTGGTCAGTGGATTAAGTTCGTTAAACAGTCAAATTTTCCATATCATCCTCGACGGCTGCAAAAACACTAGGCTAGAAGGAGTAAAGATTTCAGCTCCAGAAAACAGCCCAAACACTGATGGAATTCATGTCCAATCATCTTCTGGTGTTGCAATTACTAACTCTCACATTGGCACTGGTGATGATTGCATCTCATTAGGCCCTGGAAGTTCCAACATATGGATTGAGAATATCAACTGTGGTCCTGGCCATGGAATAAG TATTGGCAGTTTGGGAAGTAATTTGCAAGAACCAGGAGTTAAAAATGTGACAGTTAAAACTGTTACACTTTCGGGCACACAAAATGGTCTGAGGATAAAAACATGGGCAATGCCTAGCAATGGATTTGTTACTGGAGTTCTGTTTCAGCATGCAGTAATGGTTAATGTCCAAAACCCCATCATTATCGACCAAAATTACTGCCCAAATAGGGCCAAATGTCCTGGTCAG GCCTCAGGTGTGAGGATTAGTGATGTGACATACCAAGATGTACATGGAACATCAGCAACTGAAGTTGCTGTAAATTTTGACTGCAGTAAAAAGTATCCATGCAGCCGTATAATTCTGGAGGATGTCAATCTTTCCTACAAAGATCGACCAGCTACGGCTTCATGTGTCAATGCGGGCGGATCTTCATCCGGTCTAGTTGAGCCGAAAGCCTGTTTGTAG